A genomic window from Vanessa atalanta chromosome 7, ilVanAtal1.2, whole genome shotgun sequence includes:
- the LOC125065108 gene encoding moesin/ezrin/radixin homolog 1 isoform X1, translated as MPKSILEYVTKLIVPGGNDVLMNVRVTTMDAELEFAIQQTTTGKQLFDQVVKTIGLREVWFFGLQYTDSKGDLTWIKLYKKVMQQDVKKENPLQFKFRAKFYPEDVADELIQEITLKLFYLQVKNAILSDEIYCPPETSVLLASYAVQARHGDHNPAVHGAGFLANDRLLPQRVTDQHKMSREEWEQSITNWWQEHGGMLREDAMMEYLKIAQDLEMYGVNYFEIRNKKNTELWLGVDALGLNIYEKDDKLTPKIGFPWSEIRNISFNDRKFIIKPIDKKAPDFVFFAPRVRVNKRILALCMGNHELYMRRRKPDTIDVQQMKAQAREEKLAKQAQREKLQLEIAARERAEKKQQEYEDRLRQMQEEMERSQANLLEAQEMIRRLEEQLRQLQAAKEELEQRQNELQAMMQRLEETKNMEAAERQKLEDEIAAKQEEVSRIQQEVEIKDTETRRLQEEVEEARRKQDEAAALLAAAITPTHHHVAEAGEDAGEEAGSGSEAGEEAGGGELARGPDDLVDPLAERRTLAERSERLHNQLKALKQDLAQSRDETKETAMDKIHRENVRQGRDKYKTLREIRKGNTKRRVDQFENM; from the exons ATGCCGAAATCG ATACTTGAATATGTTACTAAATTAATAGTTCCCGGTGGGAATGATGTGTTG ATGAACGTCCGGGTGACGACGATGGACGCGGAGCTGGAGTTCGCGATCCAGCAGACGACCACTGGCAAGCAGCTCTTTGACCAGGTGGTGAAGACCATCGGCCTCCGTGAGGTCTGGTTCTTCGGCCTCCAGTACACCGACTCCAAGGGCGACCTCACATGGATCAAGCTTTACAAAAAG GTGATGCAACAAGATGTCAAGAAAGAGAATCCACTACAGTTTAAATTCCGGGCCAAATTCTACCCGGAAGATGTCGCAGACGAACTCATTCAGGAGATCACGCTCAAACTCTTCTACTTACAA GTAAAGAACGCAATCCTCTCTGACGAGATCTACTGCCCGCCGGAGACGTCAGTGCTGCTGGCGTCGTACGCAGTGCAGGCGCGCCACGGAGACCACAACCCCGCCGTGCACGGAGCCGGCTTCCTCGCCAACGACCGTCTGCTGCCCCAGCGCGTCACCGACCAGCACAAG ATGTCCCGCGAGGAGTGGGAGCAGAGCATCACGAACTGGTGGCAGGAGCACGGCGGCATGCTGCGCGAAGACGCCATGATGGAGTACCTGAAGATCGCACAAGACCTCGAGATGTACGGCGTCAACTACTTCGAGATCCGCAACAAGAAGAACACGGAATTGTGGCTCGGAGTCGACGCCTTAGGCTTAAATATCTATGAAAAGGATGACaa ACTGACGCCGAAGATCGGTTTCCCGTGGTCCGAGATCCGCAACATCTCGTTCAACGACCGCAAGTTCATCATCAAGCCGATCGACAAGAAGGCGCCGGACTTCGTGTTCTTCGCGCCGCGCGTGCGCGTCAACAAGCGCATCCTGGCGCTCTGCATGGGCAACCACGAGCTCTACATGCGGCGCCGCAAGCCCGACACCATCGACGTGCAGCAGATGAAGGCGCAGGCGCGCGAGGAGAAGCTCGCCAAGCAGGCGCAGAG GGAGAAGCTGCAGCTGGAGATAGCGGCTCGTGAGCGCGCCGAGAAGAAGCAGCAAGAGTACGAGGACCGCTTGCGACAGATGCAGGAGGAGATGGAACGTTCGCAG GCGAATCTTTTGGAGGCGCAAGAAATGATCCGACGGCTGGAAGAGCAGCTGCGACAGCTGCAGGCGGCCAAGGAGGAGCTCGAACAGCGTCAGAATGAACTGCAGGCCATGATGCAGCGCCTCGAAGAGACCAAG AATATGGAGGCGGCCGAGCGACAAAAGCTGGAGGACGAGATCGCGGCGAAACAGGAGGAGGTGTCGCGAATCCAGCAGGAGGTGGAGATCAAGGACACGGAGACGCGGCGTCTGCAGGAGGAGGTGGAGGAGGCGCGCCGCAAGCAGGACGAGGCCGCGGCGCTGCTGGCGGCCGCCATCACGCCCACGCACCACCACGTGGCCGAGGCCGGCGAGGACGCGGGCGAGGAGGCCGGCAGCGGCTCCGAGGCCGGCGAGGAGGCGGGCGGCGGCGAGTTGGCGCGCGGGCCCGACGACCTCGTTGACCCGCTGGCCGAGCGCCGCACGCTGGCCGAGCGCTCCGAGCGCCTGCACAACCAGCTCAAG GCGCTGAAGCAGGACCTGGCGCAGTCCCGCGACGAGACCAAGGAGACGGCCATGGACAAGATCCATCGCGAGAACGTGCGCCAGGGCCGCGACAAGTACAAGACGCTGCGCGAGATCCGCAAGGGGAACACCAAGCGCCGCGTGGACCAGTTCGAGAACATGTAG
- the LOC125065108 gene encoding moesin/ezrin/radixin homolog 1 isoform X3 yields MPKSMNVRVTTMDAELEFAIQQTTTGKQLFDQVVKTIGLREVWFFGLQYTDSKGDLTWIKLYKKVMQQDVKKENPLQFKFRAKFYPEDVADELIQEITLKLFYLQVKNAILSDEIYCPPETSVLLASYAVQARHGDHNPAVHGAGFLANDRLLPQRVTDQHKMSREEWEQSITNWWQEHGGMLREDAMMEYLKIAQDLEMYGVNYFEIRNKKNTELWLGVDALGLNIYEKDDKLTPKIGFPWSEIRNISFNDRKFIIKPIDKKAPDFVFFAPRVRVNKRILALCMGNHELYMRRRKPDTIDVQQMKAQAREEKLAKQAQREKLQLEIAARERAEKKQQEYEDRLRQMQEEMERSQANLLEAQEMIRRLEEQLRQLQAAKEELEQRQNELQAMMQRLEETKNMEAAERQKLEDEIAAKQEEVSRIQQEVEIKDTETRRLQEEVEEARRKQDEAAALLAAAITPTHHHVAEAGEDAGEEAGSGSEAGEEAGGGELARGPDDLVDPLAERRTLAERSERLHNQLKALKQDLAQSRDETKETAMDKIHRENVRQGRDKYKTLREIRKGNTKRRVDQFENM; encoded by the exons ATGCCGAAATCG ATGAACGTCCGGGTGACGACGATGGACGCGGAGCTGGAGTTCGCGATCCAGCAGACGACCACTGGCAAGCAGCTCTTTGACCAGGTGGTGAAGACCATCGGCCTCCGTGAGGTCTGGTTCTTCGGCCTCCAGTACACCGACTCCAAGGGCGACCTCACATGGATCAAGCTTTACAAAAAG GTGATGCAACAAGATGTCAAGAAAGAGAATCCACTACAGTTTAAATTCCGGGCCAAATTCTACCCGGAAGATGTCGCAGACGAACTCATTCAGGAGATCACGCTCAAACTCTTCTACTTACAA GTAAAGAACGCAATCCTCTCTGACGAGATCTACTGCCCGCCGGAGACGTCAGTGCTGCTGGCGTCGTACGCAGTGCAGGCGCGCCACGGAGACCACAACCCCGCCGTGCACGGAGCCGGCTTCCTCGCCAACGACCGTCTGCTGCCCCAGCGCGTCACCGACCAGCACAAG ATGTCCCGCGAGGAGTGGGAGCAGAGCATCACGAACTGGTGGCAGGAGCACGGCGGCATGCTGCGCGAAGACGCCATGATGGAGTACCTGAAGATCGCACAAGACCTCGAGATGTACGGCGTCAACTACTTCGAGATCCGCAACAAGAAGAACACGGAATTGTGGCTCGGAGTCGACGCCTTAGGCTTAAATATCTATGAAAAGGATGACaa ACTGACGCCGAAGATCGGTTTCCCGTGGTCCGAGATCCGCAACATCTCGTTCAACGACCGCAAGTTCATCATCAAGCCGATCGACAAGAAGGCGCCGGACTTCGTGTTCTTCGCGCCGCGCGTGCGCGTCAACAAGCGCATCCTGGCGCTCTGCATGGGCAACCACGAGCTCTACATGCGGCGCCGCAAGCCCGACACCATCGACGTGCAGCAGATGAAGGCGCAGGCGCGCGAGGAGAAGCTCGCCAAGCAGGCGCAGAG GGAGAAGCTGCAGCTGGAGATAGCGGCTCGTGAGCGCGCCGAGAAGAAGCAGCAAGAGTACGAGGACCGCTTGCGACAGATGCAGGAGGAGATGGAACGTTCGCAG GCGAATCTTTTGGAGGCGCAAGAAATGATCCGACGGCTGGAAGAGCAGCTGCGACAGCTGCAGGCGGCCAAGGAGGAGCTCGAACAGCGTCAGAATGAACTGCAGGCCATGATGCAGCGCCTCGAAGAGACCAAG AATATGGAGGCGGCCGAGCGACAAAAGCTGGAGGACGAGATCGCGGCGAAACAGGAGGAGGTGTCGCGAATCCAGCAGGAGGTGGAGATCAAGGACACGGAGACGCGGCGTCTGCAGGAGGAGGTGGAGGAGGCGCGCCGCAAGCAGGACGAGGCCGCGGCGCTGCTGGCGGCCGCCATCACGCCCACGCACCACCACGTGGCCGAGGCCGGCGAGGACGCGGGCGAGGAGGCCGGCAGCGGCTCCGAGGCCGGCGAGGAGGCGGGCGGCGGCGAGTTGGCGCGCGGGCCCGACGACCTCGTTGACCCGCTGGCCGAGCGCCGCACGCTGGCCGAGCGCTCCGAGCGCCTGCACAACCAGCTCAAG GCGCTGAAGCAGGACCTGGCGCAGTCCCGCGACGAGACCAAGGAGACGGCCATGGACAAGATCCATCGCGAGAACGTGCGCCAGGGCCGCGACAAGTACAAGACGCTGCGCGAGATCCGCAAGGGGAACACCAAGCGCCGCGTGGACCAGTTCGAGAACATGTAG
- the LOC125065108 gene encoding moesin/ezrin/radixin homolog 1 isoform X2 — MVAGGKQMNVRVTTMDAELEFAIQQTTTGKQLFDQVVKTIGLREVWFFGLQYTDSKGDLTWIKLYKKVMQQDVKKENPLQFKFRAKFYPEDVADELIQEITLKLFYLQVKNAILSDEIYCPPETSVLLASYAVQARHGDHNPAVHGAGFLANDRLLPQRVTDQHKMSREEWEQSITNWWQEHGGMLREDAMMEYLKIAQDLEMYGVNYFEIRNKKNTELWLGVDALGLNIYEKDDKLTPKIGFPWSEIRNISFNDRKFIIKPIDKKAPDFVFFAPRVRVNKRILALCMGNHELYMRRRKPDTIDVQQMKAQAREEKLAKQAQREKLQLEIAARERAEKKQQEYEDRLRQMQEEMERSQANLLEAQEMIRRLEEQLRQLQAAKEELEQRQNELQAMMQRLEETKNMEAAERQKLEDEIAAKQEEVSRIQQEVEIKDTETRRLQEEVEEARRKQDEAAALLAAAITPTHHHVAEAGEDAGEEAGSGSEAGEEAGGGELARGPDDLVDPLAERRTLAERSERLHNQLKALKQDLAQSRDETKETAMDKIHRENVRQGRDKYKTLREIRKGNTKRRVDQFENM; from the exons ATGGTTGCCGGCGGCAAACAG ATGAACGTCCGGGTGACGACGATGGACGCGGAGCTGGAGTTCGCGATCCAGCAGACGACCACTGGCAAGCAGCTCTTTGACCAGGTGGTGAAGACCATCGGCCTCCGTGAGGTCTGGTTCTTCGGCCTCCAGTACACCGACTCCAAGGGCGACCTCACATGGATCAAGCTTTACAAAAAG GTGATGCAACAAGATGTCAAGAAAGAGAATCCACTACAGTTTAAATTCCGGGCCAAATTCTACCCGGAAGATGTCGCAGACGAACTCATTCAGGAGATCACGCTCAAACTCTTCTACTTACAA GTAAAGAACGCAATCCTCTCTGACGAGATCTACTGCCCGCCGGAGACGTCAGTGCTGCTGGCGTCGTACGCAGTGCAGGCGCGCCACGGAGACCACAACCCCGCCGTGCACGGAGCCGGCTTCCTCGCCAACGACCGTCTGCTGCCCCAGCGCGTCACCGACCAGCACAAG ATGTCCCGCGAGGAGTGGGAGCAGAGCATCACGAACTGGTGGCAGGAGCACGGCGGCATGCTGCGCGAAGACGCCATGATGGAGTACCTGAAGATCGCACAAGACCTCGAGATGTACGGCGTCAACTACTTCGAGATCCGCAACAAGAAGAACACGGAATTGTGGCTCGGAGTCGACGCCTTAGGCTTAAATATCTATGAAAAGGATGACaa ACTGACGCCGAAGATCGGTTTCCCGTGGTCCGAGATCCGCAACATCTCGTTCAACGACCGCAAGTTCATCATCAAGCCGATCGACAAGAAGGCGCCGGACTTCGTGTTCTTCGCGCCGCGCGTGCGCGTCAACAAGCGCATCCTGGCGCTCTGCATGGGCAACCACGAGCTCTACATGCGGCGCCGCAAGCCCGACACCATCGACGTGCAGCAGATGAAGGCGCAGGCGCGCGAGGAGAAGCTCGCCAAGCAGGCGCAGAG GGAGAAGCTGCAGCTGGAGATAGCGGCTCGTGAGCGCGCCGAGAAGAAGCAGCAAGAGTACGAGGACCGCTTGCGACAGATGCAGGAGGAGATGGAACGTTCGCAG GCGAATCTTTTGGAGGCGCAAGAAATGATCCGACGGCTGGAAGAGCAGCTGCGACAGCTGCAGGCGGCCAAGGAGGAGCTCGAACAGCGTCAGAATGAACTGCAGGCCATGATGCAGCGCCTCGAAGAGACCAAG AATATGGAGGCGGCCGAGCGACAAAAGCTGGAGGACGAGATCGCGGCGAAACAGGAGGAGGTGTCGCGAATCCAGCAGGAGGTGGAGATCAAGGACACGGAGACGCGGCGTCTGCAGGAGGAGGTGGAGGAGGCGCGCCGCAAGCAGGACGAGGCCGCGGCGCTGCTGGCGGCCGCCATCACGCCCACGCACCACCACGTGGCCGAGGCCGGCGAGGACGCGGGCGAGGAGGCCGGCAGCGGCTCCGAGGCCGGCGAGGAGGCGGGCGGCGGCGAGTTGGCGCGCGGGCCCGACGACCTCGTTGACCCGCTGGCCGAGCGCCGCACGCTGGCCGAGCGCTCCGAGCGCCTGCACAACCAGCTCAAG GCGCTGAAGCAGGACCTGGCGCAGTCCCGCGACGAGACCAAGGAGACGGCCATGGACAAGATCCATCGCGAGAACGTGCGCCAGGGCCGCGACAAGTACAAGACGCTGCGCGAGATCCGCAAGGGGAACACCAAGCGCCGCGTGGACCAGTTCGAGAACATGTAG